A region from the Hylaeus volcanicus isolate JK05 chromosome 6, UHH_iyHylVolc1.0_haploid, whole genome shotgun sequence genome encodes:
- the LOC128878240 gene encoding WD repeat-containing protein 81 isoform X4 yields MDIIKKELLVPAKHIKVTDDRICLTVHKNWLTGLLTIGPISFINHERLTEDEIAAQPLLEELGSNWIKVYVKIYEKQHKYAVPLPRGRHSSNGNTQADLTFSQLLHYVVETNYRNLWKDCYKKYYNPWNCVDHKDQCNITANVSDTSIMQEVLQKMYGCTLVQVQNGSVISVVPGVSVEVHCNLLPIHFAVETTSAFITLYEQTAEYSVRECVMYSPAALNMSHGKALFLIYQLLQLCRDLHDRGLVLGEVTLSDVLLMDNFTIQVLPKLSDNVYVKPENELHKNSNSQDIKSKHFNGYKKNVDMTPLDNMSQGNHEFGKNESIEKLCEMWVYNCISNYDYLTALNNMAGRRYGDPSCHHVMPWVTDFTSRCGSNWRDLTKSKFRLNKGDRQLDFTFDSQSVEVGHHVSDVLSEITYYVYLSRRYNKSVLCKHVRPQWVPGEYPASIQRLHDWSPDECVPQFFTDPSVFKSIHEDLPDLEIPAWATSPEDFIEKHREALESFYVSERLHHWIDLTFGYKLSGSAAVKSKNVCLHLVDNHTSLTNSGVVQLFTHPHPQKIIPSPYWCKIPPRLRSSFVMNKYKNEQSGNRASDDEGHSSGFEEEELPVSILNPSRSSPLVLSRLLSRSRGSLLSTEDTIKQDKSTNQTIILPKDYNPVAAILQVETMHTFINKVSSQVYKPEIELHESSTNYKQIVACGRIKEQQMLGCLILEIFLSSKFRATWNVEKVSFAKRLNVCLKILKMSSDSLPKCVRNAVALLLQVDIIPKSYNINNVEVTDTPFRYPTITHMGLPPPSAHQFLQPMLSGSLFPFSKYYKYLFNIVEMLQEYNSLARELNFIMKSEDDTDIILKTKTKFLCKISECKVIAIARELDHLLSHTGVAREASLELIVPHIQQIMEERYSAVLAAWYLFDPIAKALGPKDTVEIFLSSIMKLYENGSFMDCPLYVDTLSSELVAKFRTTRLYHRNFLLKLIVRLGLRRFLENFIVPLVEAVGGYRDSVQGCSSYTHKTGNLKSCNLNEIGNDGEGILSPLDEDSSADSEHISLSPGPVTSDITHNTNLTDDIEEVFTIEAKDNSWISLNSSTLYDIDLHIDLNLNDDINEEGNKVSPFKSVKSPTIPIPKTSNSPNKLITEFSNISCNVGSKSSNEEFVCNDSYGGITDYRNMFEEISNTEEQNSTILQTDDIKSDTVIHEDVHIDHIYQKSTLNECTTSEMSAGSIIWLSHRLGPVLTARYLSRNLLRMLALCYTGKENLIIIDDTLASMQGITWNKKVLVGDRNAVKVLECLAAIAGLYGEQIIVLQYFAHMVELLILCKRKLTQNLEGGLISCLTLLNHITAYLNDTTLMDVLHEPIVKSILHPTVRILSSTRFTFPNGIAARAVLAEKCLETLFMLSLRLGNIVVKNHLAVPIQRFFLTFNKSFNHNDVEDFKSEINQKTTSEHFVSIKCANSDKDAQRLQPNFNTNVTDSYSPPVLENMDVSDSQKNKALEELKAVFTAEFAHKAYMLFYKCIDSEVMEQILKNYEHIHHLCYKYEQETKMPSSHADGSNHNILYNSNYNVTESTGLAHKDVSSFGNISVVGNRFAVQKNDAGNSATSENIMSNRETISTYTGRQLRGNWLAYWEHEIGRSDKDVAFNIKQIKLQTFSGHTNSIRCLYALDNENSFISGGRDKTVKLWSLRSQGDGNTVSPCQYTYTGHKKSILALTFLESLRYVVTCDGTIHCWDPFMGSLLGCPESSRPVPVNTLTASPPPCTTLLAGTTDITLRVIDCRTFQYVNEMKVSVNPTGLIRCIAVAPSGYWVALGQASGFLTILDTRTGLIIASWKGHECEILQLVAINETTIVSSSLDETITVWSALDGKLKFHMKGSTEPVHCMSTYEQELIIGTTANRVGVYTSIETTASFSSSKLKSDTFKGLLTTMAVLPLNRLLLLGADNGGITLIC; encoded by the exons CAATTTCGTTCATTAATCATGAACGATTAACAGAAGATGAAATTGCAGCACAACCTTTGCTTGAGGAATTAGGCTCAAACTGGATAAAAGTATATGTCAAA ATCTATGAGAAACAACATAAATATGCAGTTCCACTTCCAAGAGGAAGACATTCATCGAATGGAAATACTCAAGCAGatttaacattttcacaaTTACTACATTATGTTGTGGAAACCAATTATCGCAATCTTTGGAAggattgttataaaaaatattata atcCGTGGAATTGTGTAGACCACAAAGATCAATGCAATATAACTGCTAATGTAAGTGATACATCAATTATGCAAGAagtattacaaaaaatgtatggTTGTACTTTAGTACAAGTTCAAAATGGATCAGTTATATCTGTAGTACCTGGCGTATCAGTTGAAGTACATTGTAATCTTCTTCCAATACATTTTGCTGTTGAAACAACATCTGCTTTCATAACATTGTATGAACAAACTGCAGAATATTCTGTTCGTGA GTGTGTGATGTATAGTCCAGCTGCTTTAAATATGAGTCATGGTAAAGCATTGTTTCTAATATACCAACTATTACAATTATGCAGAGATTTGCATGATCGTGGCCTTGTATTGGGTGAAGTCACGCTTAGTGATGTATTACTTATGGATAATTTTACTATACAG GTTTTACCAAAATTAAGTGataatgtatatgtaaaaCCTGAAAATGAACTTCACAAAAACTCCAACAGTCAAGACATCAAGAGCAAACATTTCAATGGgtacaagaaaaatgttgatatgACTCCATTGGACAATATGTCACAAGGAAATCACGAATTTGGAAAGAATGAAAGTATCGAAAAATTGTGTGAAATGTGGGTCTATAATTGTATTAGTAACTACGATTATTTAACTGCTTTAAATAATATGGCTGGTAGAAGATATGGAGATCCAAGTTGCCATCATGTTATGCCTTGGGTCACAGATTTTACATCAAGATGCGGTAGTAATTGGCGAGATTTAACAAAATccaaatttcgattaaataagGGTGACAGACAGTTAGATTTCACATTTGATTCTCAATCTGTTGAA GTAGGACACCATGTGTCGGATGTTTTGTCGGAGATTACATATTATGTTTATCTCTCGCGTCGTTATAATAAATCTGTTCTTTGCAAACATGTACGACCTCAATGGGTTCCAGGAGAATATCCTGCTTCTATACAAAGATTACATGACTGGAGTCCAGATGAATGTGTACCGCAATTTTTTACAGACCCTAGTGTTTTTAAG TCTATTCATGAAGATTTACCAGATTTAGAAATTCCTGCATGGGCAACATCTCCAGaagattttattgaaaaacataGAGAGGCTTTGGAAAGTTTTTATGTATCCGAAAGACTGCACCATTGGATAGATTTAACATTCGGCTacaa ATTATCCGGATCAGCAGCGGTAAAGTCAAAAAACGTTTGCTTGCATCTTGTTGATAATCATACCAGCCTGACCAATTCTGGTGTTGTTCAACTTTTTACACATCCACATCCACAAAAAATTATTCCCTCACCTTATTGGTGTAAGATTCCACCTCGGTTACGTTCATCTTttgtaatgaataaatata AAAATGAACAATCTGGGAATAGAGCTAGCGATGATGAAGGTCATAGTTCCGGatttgaagaagaagaactaccggtttcaattttaaatccaTCTAGATCGTCACCTTTAGTCTTAAGTCGATTACTAAGTCGTTCTAGAGGTTCTTTGCTTTCTACCGAAGATACTATCAAGCAAGACAAATCGACAAATCAGACGATAATTCTTCCAAAAGACTATAATCCGGTTGCAGCTATTCTGCAAGTAGAAACTATgcatacatttataaacaaagtGAGCTCTCAAGTTTATAAGCCAGAAATTGAATTGCATGAGTCATCtacaaattacaaacaaattgTGGCTTGCGGACGTATTAAAGAACAACAAATGCTGGGTTGTctaattttggaaatatttttgtcaagTAAATTTCGAGCAACGTGGAATGTTGAAAAAGTGTCATTTGCGAAAAGACTTAATGtctgtttgaaaatattgaaaatgtcaTCTGATAGTTTACCTAAGTGTGTAAGAAATGCAGTTGCTTTGTTGTTGCAAGTTGATATCATACCAAAAAgttataacattaataatgtaGAA GTAACCGATACACCGTTTCGATATCCAACTATTACACATATGGGATTACCGCCACCGTCTGCCCATCAGTTTCTTCAACCAATGCTTTCTGGAagtttatttccattttcgaaGTACTACaagtatttattcaatattgtgGAAATGTTACAAGAATATAATAGTTTAGCACGCgagttaaattttataatgaagTCTGAAGATGATACGGATATCatacttaaaacaaaaacgaaattcCTTTGTAAAATTAGTGAGTGTAAAGTTATAGCAATTGCTAGGGAATTAGATCATCTATTGTCCCACACAGGTGTTGCAAGAGAAGCAAGCTTAGAATTGATAGTGCCGCATATACAGCAAATAATGGAAGAACGTTATAGTGCTGTCTTAGCTGCTTGGTATCTATTTGATCCTATTGCTAA AGCATTGGGTCCTAAAGATACTGTGGAGATATTTCTATCATCTATCATGAAGTTATATGAAAATGGTTCTTTTATGGATTGTCCACTATATGTTGATACACTCTCTTCTGAATTAGTTGCAAAATTTAGAACTACTCGATTATACCacagaaattttttgttaaaacttATAGTGAGATTGGGTCTACGTCGGTtcttggaaaattttattgtacctCTTGTAGAAGCAGTTGGAGGATATAGAGACTCCGTACAAGGATGTTCATCTTACACCCACAAAACTGGCAACCTTAA aagttgtaatttaaatgaaattggtAACGATGGAGAAGGAATTTTGTCACCTCTAGATGAGGATTCCTCTGCAGATTCTGAACATATTTCTTTATCGCCTGGACCTGTAACTAGTGATATTACGCACAATACGAATTTAACCGATGATATCGAGG AAGTATTCACAATAGAAGCAAAAGACAATTCTTGGATTTCTTTGAATTCTAGTACACTGTATGATATTGATTTACATATAGATCTAAATCTTAACGATGATATAAAtgaagaaggaaacaaagtttcaCCGTTCAAATCAGTTAAATCACCGACAATTCCTATACCGAAAACATCCAATTCgccaaataaattaataacagaATTTAGTAATATTAGTTGCAACGTAGGAAGTAAATCGTCTAACGAAGAATTTGTATGCAATGATAGTTATGGTGGAATTACCGATTATAGAAATAtgtttgaagaaatttctaatACAGAAGAACAAAATTCTACTATACTACAAACAGATGATATTAAATCTGATACGGTGATACACGAAGACGTTCACATAGAtcatatttatcaaaaatctACATTGAATGAATGTACAACTTCGGAAATGAGTGCAGGATCTATTATTTGGTTATCTCATCGACTTGGTCCTGTGCTTACTGCCCGATATTTGTCgcgaaatttattaagaatgCTCGCATTGTGTTATACtggaaaggaaaatttaataataatcgatgATACTTTGGCATCGATGCAAGGTATTACTtggaataaaaaagttttagtTGGCGATCGTAACGCTGTAAAAGTTTTGGAGTGTCTTGCGGCTATTGCAg GTTTATATGGAGAACAAATAATAGTATTGCAGTATTTCGCACATATGGTGGAACTGTTAATTCtttgtaaaagaaaactaaCACAAAATTTAGAAGGTGGACTTATCTCATGTCTAACTCTTTTAAACCACATTACGGCATACCTCAATGACACAACGTTAATGGATGTACTTCAT GAACCGATTGTGAAATCAATACTACATCCTACAGTTCGTATATTATCATCTACGCGATTTACTTTTCCTAATGGTATCGCTGCACGTGCTGTACTCgctgaaaaatgtttagagACTCTATTCATGCTTAGTTTACGATTGGGGAACATTGTTGTAAAGAATCATTTAGCAGTACCTAttcaacgattttttttaacattcaataaatcatttaatcaTAACGATGTTGAAGattttaaaagtgaaatcAATCAAAAAACAACAAGTGAACATTTTGTGag TATAAAGTGTGCAAATTCAGACAAGGATGCACAGAGACTTCAACCAAATTTCAACACAAATGTTACTGATTCTTATTCTCCACCAGTTTTAGAAAATATGGATGTATCGGATTcgcaaaaaaataaa gCACTTGAAGAATTGAAAGCTGTATTTACAGCAGAATTTGCTCATAAAGCATACATGCTCTTTTACAAATGTATTGACAGTGAAGTAATGGAACAAATACTCAAAAATTATGAACATATACATCATTTGTGCTATAAATATgaacaagaaacaaaaatgcCATCATCGCATGCCG ATGGTAGCAATCATAATATTCTATACaacagtaattataatgtaaCAGAAAGCACAGGATTAGCCCATAAAGATGTTTCCAGTTTTGGAAATATATCAGTGGTAGGAAATAGATTTGCGGTACAAAAGAATGATGCCGGGAACAGTGCAACGTCAGAAAATATCATGTCGAATCGTGAAACCATTTCTACATATACTGGGAGACAGTTACGAGGGAATTGGTTAGCATACTGGGAACATGAAATTGGAAGATCAGACAAGGATGtagcatttaatataaaacaaataaagcTTCAAACATTTAGTGGTCATACTAACAGTATTAGATGTTTATATGCATTAGATAATGAGAATAGTTTTATAAGCGGTGGAAGAGATAAGACTGTTAAATTATGGAGTTTAAGAAGTCAG GGTGATGGAAACACTGTTTCACCTTGTCAATATACTTACACTGGGCACAAAAAATCTATTCTTGCCCTTACATTCCTAGAATCTTTAAGATATGTAGTTACTTGCGATGGCACAATTCATTGTTGGGATCCTTTCATGGGTTCTCTCCTTGGATGTCCAGAAAGCTCTCGCCCTGTTCCTGTAAATACATTAACAGCAAGCCCTCCTCCATGTACAACTTTACTTGCGGGAACAACTGACATTACTCTCAGAGTTATTGACTGTAGAACGTTTCAGtatgtaaatgaaatgaag GTATCTGTAAATCCAACAGGCTTAATTAGGTGCATTGCTGTAGCACCTAGTGGCTACTGGGTAGCACTAGGTCAAGCATCAGggtttttaacaattttagaTACTCGTACAGGTCTTATTATTGCGTCATGGAAGGGCCATGAATGCGaa atattaCAATTAGTAGCTATAAATGAAACAACTATAGTTAGTTCTTCATTAGATGAAACTATCACGGTGTGGAGTGCATTGGATGGAAAACTTAAATTCCATATGAA agGATCCACAGAACCAGTTCATTGTATGTCCACTTACGAGCAAGAACTCATAATAGGAACAACAGCAAATCGTGTGGGAGTTTACACATCCATAGAAACAACAGCATCATTCTCATCATCAAAGTTGAAATCCGACACATTTAAAGGACTTCTTACTACAATGGCAGTTCTTCCTCTTAATCGGTTATTACTTTTAGGCGCAGATAATGGCGGTATTACGTTAATTTGCTGA